The nucleotide window GATGGTAGCGTTTATCAGGGAATGCATTGAGGAGCACCGTAGAGTTTTGGACGCCGACAATCCTAAAGATTTCATCGACGTTTTCCTCACAGACATCTACGAAAAAGAGACAAAGAATGTTCAGAGTCACATCACTGCTGACAACATGTTACTGACTACATTTGAGCTCTTTGCAGCTGGAACGGAGACTACGGCATCCACCCTCCGTTGGGCTTTACTGTACATGATGGCCTACCCTGAGGTACAAGCCAGGGTTCAGAGGGAGCTCGACGATGCAGTAGGTAGAGACCGATTACCCAACATGGCGGACAAACCTCAGCTGCCATACACAGAGGCGACCATCCTGGATGTGCAGCGTCTGGCATCCATCGCGTCCCTCGCCGTTACTCATATGCTCTCAAAAGATACCAGCCTACTTGGCTACGACATCCCAAAGGGGACATTGCTCATTGCTAATCTTTGGGCCGTCAGCCGAGATCCATTCATCTGGTCCGATCCAGAAAAATTGATTCCGGAGAGATTTCTTGACGAAGCTGGTTCTTTGAAGCCGAGGGAGGAGCATCTTCCGTTTAGTACAGGTAAGAAAAaccaacgtacatgtacataggggCTCAAAACGAAACTCGTAATGGACAAGTTGCTCATAACGTGACcctgggggggtgggggggagggaggggggtgTACAGAAAAACACTCGTACCGATAGACCAtaatcggctgtattttcgaTAAATACCACTTTCAACTCAAAACGAAGCCATTTTAATACAGTTGAATTTTGTTACATTGATTTATATCGCATTTTCTGTTTGATAAATCCAGTATTCTACTAACAAAAGAAGTTTCTTTTGGGAGTATAGTTGGACTTCGAGGATTTACATGACATTGACAATATAAAGACACACTAAAAGAAGCGTTGTTAATTTAAGAAAAGTATAGACTAATAAATACAGATTGACACTCGACTTGTCCCCTAATAATCCAAATGCCAACGGTCTGTGTGTGTGCTGCATAAAAATATCCTCATAATGAGTACTGAAGATAGGTGACGTCACTGTTGAAGTATCTTCTGTGTTGACACTGTGTTCTCGATCGAGTCATGGGCATCGCCTCATATCTTTATAAACAAAAGTTCCAACCAGTACTTCGTTCTTTGTTTTCCTTACAGGTCGCCGGGTGTGTCTTGGGGAGCAGCTTGCCAAGATGGAGCTGTTCACCTTCTTCTCACATTTACTGCATCAGTTTTCTTTCAAGAAACCGGATGATTCCCAACCATTATCTTTCGAGGCTATCAACGGGCTCACGTTGACTCCGACTCCATTCGAAGTTCGTGCGATTCCTAGAGAGTAAACGCATGCTGCCACGTTGAacagtaattttgttgtgctaataGGGCTTGCAAGCGATATAACAAGTTGTTTAGTAGTATTATGTAGTTGCAGTAGTATTTGAGAGAGAGGTTTTTGTCTCCAGCCGACGCCATCTGGGGAACCTTCGATTGTGGCCTTCCAGACATTCCGGTCCAACATCAGTGtcctatagaccatgtgaactttgtttacaatatgtGTGACcatctttgagtattctggcaggcacaatactgcacatTGTCAttctatgggaaagttgacattttgtgtcataattttcacataaatccaagaataATATGAAAAGCTGTCaaattttgagatgtgccccttccatcatatcaaaagtcgataagaattagacagtgcaatctccataaaatataagattttatgttttcttccattaggctgcgTACAagtcatgcctgcaggaagccCAGGCCCTGTGGCTCTTTTTTAAACatggtgatgtcacaggtcacatcgtccaTAAAGCTTAGTTGGTTCTTGTTGTGTTGCGTCCTTCTTCAGATGATCTATACGAATATCTCTCATTCATGCCCTTGCCTCTGGTTCCATCTATGGGTTCCCAAAGAACTGGGGATCACAGCTAGCTTTGGATGGCGGACACAGTGGccattagacttgtggacaagtcgtttatggtcccacgcggtgagatagtcgagttgcagcggtgctctccgtgcgcgaactgctggttgcgcaaCTATTGCGTAGAAGTCAGGCAGCGCACAGTAatcgcgcaaccagcagttcgctgcatctcgactatctcaccgcgtgggaccataaacaacttgtccacaagtctaagggGCCAACATCCTATCCTCCGTTCCCTGATCATGACAGAAAGCTTGTATTCCCAGTGTACATCAAGTACCATCCGTAGCTTTGATGTATAGACGCCGTCTAGTGCCCTTTCTTCAATGGATGTCATGAAATTGTTGAGCCCGTAAGACCATCGCCTAGCCTGCGCCATTCTCTGGACCataatagctacattttgacggcggataTGCTCAGGGAACattcgcacgagaacgggacttgaatcaagtctagttaTATCGTGGCATGCGTTTCTTTAAAGATCGA belongs to Asterias amurensis chromosome 5, ASM3211899v1 and includes:
- the LOC139937730 gene encoding cytochrome P450 2J4-like, with product MVFLQYVFSLLTVKSVIVGLMALFIATWIYRRPRNIPPGPTGWPLLGYLPNLILAGDEYKNLTRLAKTYGPVFSMNLGGTLVVVVNSFASIKEALNHPNTAARPPTSFSKKIAHDPDALGVLSASGDSWSQQRKFSLTALRGFGVGKSSFEVSVATEAGCLIEAIKEHGDSPFNPTHLISNAVSNVICSVTLGKIFDYSDPKFQKMLKLLNRNFELLSGGGAYSYLPIMDNLSFTSTYKEVETNVLLMVAFIRECIEEHRRVLDADNPKDFIDVFLTDIYEKETKNVQSHITADNMLLTTFELFAAGTETTASTLRWALLYMMAYPEVQARVQRELDDAVGRDRLPNMADKPQLPYTEATILDVQRLASIASLAVTHMLSKDTSLLGYDIPKGTLLIANLWAVSRDPFIWSDPEKLIPERFLDEAGSLKPREEHLPFSTGRRVCLGEQLAKMELFTFFSHLLHQFSFKKPDDSQPLSFEAINGLTLTPTPFEVRAIPRE